The Natrinema caseinilyticum genomic sequence GCACCCGTGGCTGGTCTGTGAGGGCGACGGCGAGGTCGTCGGCTACGCGTACGCGGGGCCGCTTCGCGAGCGCCGCGCCTACGACTGGATCGTCGAACTGTCGGTCTACGTGGCCGACGCGACGCGCCGGTCGGGCATCGGTCGGGCGCTGTACGAATCGCTGTTCGCCGTCCTCGAGCGACAGGGTATTCGCGACGCCTATGCGGTGACGACGGTTCCCAATCCCGAAACGGAGCGCTTCCACGAGGCGCTGGGGTTCGACCGCCTGGTCGAGTTCCCGTCGATGGGCCACACGGAGGGGGAGTGGTGGGACGTGGCCTGGTGGCGGCGACCGATCGCCGAGAAACCCGAGGCGCCGGAGCGGGTGCGCGCGCTTCCGGCCGTCCGTGAGGACGACGATTGGGAATCGCTCGTGCGGTCTGGTGAGGCGTTCCTGTCGCTATCGTCGTAGCGGCCGGCCGAACTCCCGCGGCGGCGTCACTCTTCGAACGCCGCGTCGATACCGTCTCTGCCGCCACTCGCTACACCGGCCGCCGTTCACCACGTCGAACGTCTTTCCGTCCCGTCGTCGGGCACTCGCGTGTTTCAGTTTCACCGTCGATTCGCGGCCGCTGTCTCGGCGTCGTGTCCACCCCATGCCTCGCCGCCGGACCCCACTCGCAGTCGGTCGGCCAGAGTCGCGACCCGCTCGAGCGCGAGCGTCGGTCCCGGATCGACCGTCCCGTAACCCGTTCGGTGCCCGAGGCCACCACTACCGGTCCCGCATCGTCTGGCGGACCGTCCGAGCGACCGAAGGCGCTTTGTGCGACTATCGACTGGTATTCCACATGAATCCCGCGAGCTGGCGGACCTATCTCGTGACGCAGGCGTCGCTTTCGGGCGACCGATCGACGCCGGAGATCGTCCGCGAGGCTATCGACGGTGGGGTCGACGTCGTCCAACTCCGCGAAAAGGGCTCGAGCGCTCGATCGCGGTACGAACTCGGACACGAACTGCGCGAACTGACGGCGGACGCGGGCGTCGATCTGATCGTCAACGATCGGATCGATATCGCATCGGCGATCGACGCCGACGGCGTTCACGTCGGACAGTCGGATCTGCCGATCTCGGCCGCCCGGGACCTGCTGGGTTCGGACGCGATCGTCGGCTGTTCGACGTCCACGGTCGCGGAGGCCCGTACCGCGGAAACCGAGGGGGCGGATTACCTCGGCGTCGGAGCCGTCTACGGAACGTCCTCGAAAGCGGTCGCCGACGAGAAAGACGGAATCGGCCCGGAACGGATCGCCAGGATCGCCGACGCGGTCTCGATTCCCCTCGTCGGCATCGGTGGCATCACGGCCGACAACGCGGGCCCTGTAGTGGAGGCGGGCGCAGCCGGCGTAGCGGTCATCAGCGAGATCACGACGGCCACAGAGCCGCGGGTCGCGACCGAAACGCTTGCAGCCGCCGTCGAAACGCCGAAGGCCGTCGATACCGGAACGTTCTCAGAATGAGTGTGACCGACACCGCTGAAGTCGACCTCGCGGACTCAGTCCGGACGGTCCGAGAGCGGGAGCCGCTCGTGCAGTCGCTGACCAATACGGTGACGATCAACGACGTCGCGAACGTGACGCTCCACTGGGGTGGATTGCCCGTGATGGCCGACTCGTCGGGCGACGCCGGAGAGATGGCGGATCTCGCACACGCAGTCCTGATCAACACCGGCCAGGTACCGGACGGTCGCGTCGAAGCGATGCACGAGGCCGGCCGGAAAGCCAACGAACGGGGCGTTCCCGTGGTCCTGGATCCCGTCGGCGTCGGATCGACGCCGTCCCGTCAGGCAGTGGTCGAGAGCCTCCTGTCCGAGATCGACTTCACCGTCATCAACGGAAATTACGGTGAAATAAGCGCGCTCGCGGGCGTCGAAGCAGAAGTCAAGGGCGTCGAATCCGTCGGCGAGTACGAATCGATCGAGCGGACGGCGTGCTCTCTCGCCGAGTCGACGGATTCGATCGTCGTCGCGTCGGGCATCGACGACGTCGTCGCGGATTCCGACGGTGCCGTCCGGCTCGCCGCCGGCCACGAGATGCTGGGAGAAGTCGTCGGGACGGGGTGCATGCTCGGCGGTACCATCGCGACATTCTGTGGCGCCATCGCGGACGCCCCGACGGCCGCCGTCCACGGCACGCTCGGATTCGGCATCGCCGGCGAGCGCGCGGCCGACCTCGGGTATACCGGGCCGGGGAGCTACCGGACGAACTTCCGGGACGCCGTCTCCGGCATTACGGCCGACGTCGCCGCGGCCGTCGACCTCGAGCAGCGCATCGAACAGGTTCGTTGAGTACGAGTCACACACCGATCTCGTCCGATCCCACACCGCTCGCCGTTCTCGTCGCTGCCTCTACCGGCCGGGCGCGTATTGAAACTATTTTATCGGTTCCGGACGAACCGGAAACTATGACCCGCGACGAACTCGAAAACGCAGCCGAATCGATCGAACGAGCAGCGGACGAAGCGTCCGACGAGACGGCGACGGATCGGCTTCGGAACCAATCGGAACAGTTCGCGGCGTACGCGACGGCCGACCGCGGCCCCGACCACGGCCAACTCGCGCGACACGAACACATTCTGAACGAAATCGCCGACGAGGAAAGCGGCGACGTCGCGTCGAACCTCGAGGACGCGCTCGAGTCGATCAGCGCGTTCCGAGAGACCGTCGAGGGCGTCTAACGCCGGGCCGACGTCCCTCGTGATAGACTCGAGCGATCGGCGAGTACCGGTCCGGTCGCCGATAGTCGTCCGACCGACGGCACGGACTGCCGGAGACGTCGAGTCGCGCGTCCGGCGGCCGTCGTCGCGCCCCCGTTCGGTCCCCGGCGGACGCCGTTCGAACGGTGCGTTCAGCAGACGGGTTTCGGGTTCGCGCCCAGCCCCTCGAGCGTCTCGACGTACTCGTCGTACGCGGCCTGGATCGCGCCCGTCGCCGCCCCCTCGGCGCGCTCCCAGTCGTCGTCGCTCTGGCAGACCGTTTCGAGCAGGTCGGTCGCGCGCTCGAGTTGGTCGTCCAGGTCCTCGCCGAACTCCCGAAACAGGCTGGCGGTCTGGGGGTCGGCGTCGCCGACGAAGTAGCCGACGACCTGATCTTTCGACCGCTTGCTCGCGAGGAGTCGGCCGACGAACCCGCCGACGCGTTCGACGGTGTCCTCCAGGTCGCGGAGATACTCGTGAAGGGTCGGAACGTCGGACGGGTCGTACTCGTCGTCACCGAGTTCGTCGACGACGGTTTCGTAGTGAGATCGCTCCTCGTCGGCGGTAGCTTCGAACGCGGCGCGCACCTCGTCCGTGGCCTCGTCGTCTGCCCACCCGGCGAACGTTTGCCAGGCGGCGTACTCGGCGTCGGCGGTCGCCTCGAGGACGGGTTCGGTGTCGATCTCGCCGCCCGTGTCGGCGTACAGCGACTTGGACGACCCGAGTCGTGAGAGTGCGGTCTGGTTCTCTTCGCTAACTGTCTCGACGAACGTCTCCGGATCGGTCATGGGGGTCGCTTCGACCGGACTCGAGTTATGTCTATCGTGATGTAGCTCGGAGACGTCCTCGCGGGTGCCCACCCGACCCGGCTGCGGATGGCGATAGGCAACAGTTACCGGTCGGCGACCGATTTCCAGTGGCGGCATAACAATTACCGTATCCGGACTGTCATCGAACGGAATGAAACGACGAGCGTACCTCGTGACGGCCGCCGCGGCGACGCTTGGCGGCTGTTCCGCCCTGACAGATTCAGATACGACGAGCGAATCGACCGACGGTGATGGTGACGATCCCTCGGGGTCGCCGGAGGAGCCGATCGACGAAGAACCCGGCTCGTTCGACCGCTTCGACGACCTCTCGATGTGGACGGTGATGGAGGGGACGCTGGAACTCGACACCGAGCGGGCGTACGTCGGTGACCAGTCCGGTCGCATGACTGCCTCGCTGACCGAACAACGAGCCATGATC encodes the following:
- a CDS encoding GNAT family N-acetyltransferase; this translates as MTSDVRIRVAAPTDAAAVRTIYAPFCESTAVTFEETPPPETELADRIESTLERHPWLVCEGDGEVVGYAYAGPLRERRAYDWIVELSVYVADATRRSGIGRALYESLFAVLERQGIRDAYAVTTVPNPETERFHEALGFDRLVEFPSMGHTEGEWWDVAWWRRPIAEKPEAPERVRALPAVREDDDWESLVRSGEAFLSLSS
- the thiE gene encoding thiamine phosphate synthase; this encodes MNPASWRTYLVTQASLSGDRSTPEIVREAIDGGVDVVQLREKGSSARSRYELGHELRELTADAGVDLIVNDRIDIASAIDADGVHVGQSDLPISAARDLLGSDAIVGCSTSTVAEARTAETEGADYLGVGAVYGTSSKAVADEKDGIGPERIARIADAVSIPLVGIGGITADNAGPVVEAGAAGVAVISEITTATEPRVATETLAAAVETPKAVDTGTFSE
- the thiM gene encoding hydroxyethylthiazole kinase, whose amino-acid sequence is MSVTDTAEVDLADSVRTVREREPLVQSLTNTVTINDVANVTLHWGGLPVMADSSGDAGEMADLAHAVLINTGQVPDGRVEAMHEAGRKANERGVPVVLDPVGVGSTPSRQAVVESLLSEIDFTVINGNYGEISALAGVEAEVKGVESVGEYESIERTACSLAESTDSIVVASGIDDVVADSDGAVRLAAGHEMLGEVVGTGCMLGGTIATFCGAIADAPTAAVHGTLGFGIAGERAADLGYTGPGSYRTNFRDAVSGITADVAAAVDLEQRIEQVR
- a CDS encoding DUF7553 family protein, which translates into the protein MTRDELENAAESIERAADEASDETATDRLRNQSEQFAAYATADRGPDHGQLARHEHILNEIADEESGDVASNLEDALESISAFRETVEGV
- a CDS encoding rubrerythrin family protein, translating into MTDPETFVETVSEENQTALSRLGSSKSLYADTGGEIDTEPVLEATADAEYAAWQTFAGWADDEATDEVRAAFEATADEERSHYETVVDELGDDEYDPSDVPTLHEYLRDLEDTVERVGGFVGRLLASKRSKDQVVGYFVGDADPQTASLFREFGEDLDDQLERATDLLETVCQSDDDWERAEGAATGAIQAAYDEYVETLEGLGANPKPVC